A window of Saccopteryx leptura isolate mSacLep1 chromosome 5, mSacLep1_pri_phased_curated, whole genome shotgun sequence contains these coding sequences:
- the ATG9B gene encoding autophagy-related protein 9B isoform X2: MTPISASPSWGSHSTPPLASVTPPPSRQCPQDNPGLRIGPLIPEQDYERLEDCDPEGSQDSPLHGEEQQPLLHVPEGLRGSWHHIQNLDSFFTKIYSYHQRNGFACILLEDVFQLGQFVFIVTFTTFLLRCVDYNILFANQPTNRTRPGLPHSKVTLSDAILPSSQCAQRIRSSPLLVFLLFLASTFWLVQILRSACNLFSYWDIQVFYREALHIPLAELSSVPWAEVQSRLLALQRSGGLCVQPRPLTELDVHHRILRYTNYQVALANKGLLPARCALPWGSGAAFLSRGLALNVDLLLFRGPFSLFRGGWELPDAYKRNEQRGALAARWRRMVLLLAAANLALSPLVLAWQVLHAFYSHVELLRREPGALGARRWSHLARLQLRHFNELPHELRARLARAYRPAADFLRAAAPPAPLLALLARQLVFFAGALFAALLLLTVYDEDVLAVEHVLTVMTALGVTATVARSYIPDQQCQGRSPQLLLQSALAHMHYLPEEPGAGGRTNAYRQMARLLQYRAVSLLDELLSPVLTPLFLLFWFRPRALEIVDFFHHFTVDVAGVGDICSFALMDVKRHGHPQWLSEGQTEASQSQRAEDGKTELSLMRFSLVHPQWRPPGHSSKFLGQLRGRVQQDAAALGTTSVLSPPTPGVFSDSSSPLPEAFLANLLVNPLLPPRDLSPTAPSPAAATASLLASISRISQDPSCVFPGGTGGQKLARLPELASAEMSLHAIYLHQLHQQQQQQQELWAGTLASSLARPWSSPLQTLSPDEEKPSWSSDGSSPASSPRQQWRTQRTQSLFPRGLQETTDTQKELGQAPGTD; encoded by the exons ATGACACCCATCTCTGCTTCCCCCTCTTGGGGTTCCCATTCCACCCCACCCCTGGCCTCGGTGACTCCCCCTCCTTCACGCCAATGCCCCCAGGACAATCCTGGGCTGCGGATAGGCCCTCTGATCCCTGAGCAGGATTATGAGAGGCTGGAGGACTGTGACCCTGAGGGGTCCCAAGATTCCCCCCTCCATGGGGAGGAGCAGCAGCCCCTGCTTCACGTGCCTGAGGGGCTCCGAG GCTCCTGGCACCACATCCAGAATCTGGACAGCTTCTTCACCAAGAT CTACAGCTACCACCAGCGGAATGGATTTGCCTGTATCCTGCTGGAGGACGTCTTCCAGCTGGG ACAATTTGTTTTCATTGTCACCTTCACAACCTTCCTCCTTCGCTGCGTGGATTACAACATTCTCTTTGCCAACCAACCAACTAACCGGACAAGACCTGGGTTGCCTCACAGCAAAGTGACCTTGTCGGATGCCATTCTACCCTCGTCCCAGTGTGCCCAGAG GATCCGTTCAAGCCCCCTGCTGGTCTTCCTTCTGTTCCTGGCTTCAACTTTCTGGCTGGTCCAGATCCTTCGCTCAGCTTGCAACCTCTTCAGCTACTGGGACATCCAGGTGTTTTACAGGGAGGCCCTGCACATCCCCCTG GCGGAGCTCAGCTCGGTGCCCTGGGCGGAGGTGCAGTCGCGCCTCCTGGCGCTGCAGAGGAGTGGGGGGCTGTGCGTGCAGCCACGGCCGCTGACCGAGCTGGATGTCCACCACCGCATCCTGCGCTACACCAACTACCAGGTGGCGCTGGCCAACAAGGGCCTGCTGCCTGCCCGCTGTGCGCTGCCTTGGGGCAGCGGGGCTGCCTTCCTCAGCCGCGGCCTGGCACTCAACGTCGACCTGCTCCTCTTCCGAGGGCCCTTCTCGCTCTTCCGCGGGGGCTGGGAGCTGCCGGATGCCTACAAGCGCAACGAGCAGCGGGGCGCCTTGGCCGCCCGCTGGCGGCGCATGGTTCTGCTGCTGGCCGCAGCGAACCTGGCGCTGAGCCCGCTGGTGCTGGCCTGGCAGGTGCTGCACGCCTTCTACAGCCACGTGGAGCTACTGCGGCGGGAGCCCGGCGCGCTAGGGGCGCGCCGCTGGTCCCACCTGGCTCGCCTGCAGCTGCGCCACTTCAACGAGCTGCCGCACGAGCTGCGCGCGCGCCTGGCCCGCGCCTACCGCCCCGCGGCCGACTTCCTGCGCGCCGCCGCGCCCCCCGCACCCCTGCTCGCGCTGCTGGCCCGCCAGCTGGTCTTCTTTGCGGGAGCGCTCTTCGCCGCGCTGCTCCTGCTCACGGTCTACGACGAGGATGTGCTTGCCGTGGAGCACGTGCTTACAGTCATGACCGCCCTGGGGGTCACGGCCACCGTGGCCAG GTCTTACATTCCAGACCAGCAGTGTCAGGGTCGTTCCCCGCAGCTCCTGCTGCAGTCGGCCTTGGCCCACATGCATTACCTCCCGGAGGAGCCCGGCGCTGGCGGTAGGACCAACGCTTACCGGCAGATGGCGCGGCTGTTGCAATACCGAGCG GTGTCCCTCCTGGATGAGCTCCTGTCCCCTGTCCTCACCCCGCTGTTTCTACTCTTTTGGTTTCGCCCTCGTGCCCTGGAGATTGTTGACTTTTTCCATCATTTCACTGTGGATGTGGCCGGGGTTGGTGACATCTGTTCTTTTGCCCTTATGGATGTGAAGCGCCATGGCCATCCTCAG tGGCtttcagagggacagacagaggccTCACAGTCTCAGCGTGCAGAGGACGGAAAGACGGAGCTCTCCCTGATGAGGTTCTCCCTGGTGCACCCACAATGGCGCCCCCCAGGGCACAGCTCCAAGTTCCTAGGGCAACTTCGGGGCCGGGTACAGCAGGATGCAGCCGCTTTGGGAACCACCTCAGTTctcagtccccccacccccggggtgTTCAGtgactcttcctcccctctg CCGGAAGCCTTCTTGGCCAACCTCTTGGTGAACCCCCTCCTGCCCCCACGGGACCTGAgccccactgccccctccccagctgcAGCCACTGCCAGCCTCCTGGCCTCCATTTCCCGAATTTCGCAGGACCCCAG CTGTGTGTTCCCAGGAGGCACTGGGGGCCAGAAGCTGGCCCGGCTACCAGAGCTTGCTTCTGCTGAGATGAGTCTCCATGCCATCTACCTGCACCAG CTTcaccagcaacagcagcagcagcaggaactgTGGGCCGGGACCTTGGCCTCCTCCCTGGCCAGGCCCTGGTCCAGCCCCCTGCAGACACTCTCGCCTGACGAGGAGAAGCCATCCTGGTCAAGTGATG gctccagcccagcctccaGCCCCAGACAGCAGTGGAGAACCCAGAGGACCCAGAGTCTGTTTCCTAGGGGGCTTCAGGAGACCACGGACACACAGAAGGAGCTTGGCCAGGCCCCTGGCACTGACTGA
- the ATG9B gene encoding autophagy-related protein 9B isoform X1, with product MPLPPLPPAPCRGPGGGRVSIFSLSSAPHTRSVPSSVPPPAPGPPCPAVQALGASQPQHSALPTPATPPTQDNPGLRIGPLIPEQDYERLEDCDPEGSQDSPLHGEEQQPLLHVPEGLRGSWHHIQNLDSFFTKIYSYHQRNGFACILLEDVFQLGQFVFIVTFTTFLLRCVDYNILFANQPTNRTRPGLPHSKVTLSDAILPSSQCAQRIRSSPLLVFLLFLASTFWLVQILRSACNLFSYWDIQVFYREALHIPLAELSSVPWAEVQSRLLALQRSGGLCVQPRPLTELDVHHRILRYTNYQVALANKGLLPARCALPWGSGAAFLSRGLALNVDLLLFRGPFSLFRGGWELPDAYKRNEQRGALAARWRRMVLLLAAANLALSPLVLAWQVLHAFYSHVELLRREPGALGARRWSHLARLQLRHFNELPHELRARLARAYRPAADFLRAAAPPAPLLALLARQLVFFAGALFAALLLLTVYDEDVLAVEHVLTVMTALGVTATVARSYIPDQQCQGRSPQLLLQSALAHMHYLPEEPGAGGRTNAYRQMARLLQYRAVSLLDELLSPVLTPLFLLFWFRPRALEIVDFFHHFTVDVAGVGDICSFALMDVKRHGHPQWLSEGQTEASQSQRAEDGKTELSLMRFSLVHPQWRPPGHSSKFLGQLRGRVQQDAAALGTTSVLSPPTPGVFSDSSSPLPEAFLANLLVNPLLPPRDLSPTAPSPAAATASLLASISRISQDPSCVFPGGTGGQKLARLPELASAEMSLHAIYLHQLHQQQQQQQELWAGTLASSLARPWSSPLQTLSPDEEKPSWSSDGSSPASSPRQQWRTQRTQSLFPRGLQETTDTQKELGQAPGTD from the exons atgccactgcctcctcttcctcctgctccatgtcgggggcctgggggagggagggtctccatcttctctctgtcctctgcccctcacacgaggagtgtgccttcttcagttcCTCCTCCAGCCCCGGGGCCCCCCTGCCCAGCTGTGCAGGCCCTGGGGGCTTCTCAGCCTCAACACAGtgctctccccaccccagccacaCCCCCAACACAG GACAATCCTGGGCTGCGGATAGGCCCTCTGATCCCTGAGCAGGATTATGAGAGGCTGGAGGACTGTGACCCTGAGGGGTCCCAAGATTCCCCCCTCCATGGGGAGGAGCAGCAGCCCCTGCTTCACGTGCCTGAGGGGCTCCGAG GCTCCTGGCACCACATCCAGAATCTGGACAGCTTCTTCACCAAGAT CTACAGCTACCACCAGCGGAATGGATTTGCCTGTATCCTGCTGGAGGACGTCTTCCAGCTGGG ACAATTTGTTTTCATTGTCACCTTCACAACCTTCCTCCTTCGCTGCGTGGATTACAACATTCTCTTTGCCAACCAACCAACTAACCGGACAAGACCTGGGTTGCCTCACAGCAAAGTGACCTTGTCGGATGCCATTCTACCCTCGTCCCAGTGTGCCCAGAG GATCCGTTCAAGCCCCCTGCTGGTCTTCCTTCTGTTCCTGGCTTCAACTTTCTGGCTGGTCCAGATCCTTCGCTCAGCTTGCAACCTCTTCAGCTACTGGGACATCCAGGTGTTTTACAGGGAGGCCCTGCACATCCCCCTG GCGGAGCTCAGCTCGGTGCCCTGGGCGGAGGTGCAGTCGCGCCTCCTGGCGCTGCAGAGGAGTGGGGGGCTGTGCGTGCAGCCACGGCCGCTGACCGAGCTGGATGTCCACCACCGCATCCTGCGCTACACCAACTACCAGGTGGCGCTGGCCAACAAGGGCCTGCTGCCTGCCCGCTGTGCGCTGCCTTGGGGCAGCGGGGCTGCCTTCCTCAGCCGCGGCCTGGCACTCAACGTCGACCTGCTCCTCTTCCGAGGGCCCTTCTCGCTCTTCCGCGGGGGCTGGGAGCTGCCGGATGCCTACAAGCGCAACGAGCAGCGGGGCGCCTTGGCCGCCCGCTGGCGGCGCATGGTTCTGCTGCTGGCCGCAGCGAACCTGGCGCTGAGCCCGCTGGTGCTGGCCTGGCAGGTGCTGCACGCCTTCTACAGCCACGTGGAGCTACTGCGGCGGGAGCCCGGCGCGCTAGGGGCGCGCCGCTGGTCCCACCTGGCTCGCCTGCAGCTGCGCCACTTCAACGAGCTGCCGCACGAGCTGCGCGCGCGCCTGGCCCGCGCCTACCGCCCCGCGGCCGACTTCCTGCGCGCCGCCGCGCCCCCCGCACCCCTGCTCGCGCTGCTGGCCCGCCAGCTGGTCTTCTTTGCGGGAGCGCTCTTCGCCGCGCTGCTCCTGCTCACGGTCTACGACGAGGATGTGCTTGCCGTGGAGCACGTGCTTACAGTCATGACCGCCCTGGGGGTCACGGCCACCGTGGCCAG GTCTTACATTCCAGACCAGCAGTGTCAGGGTCGTTCCCCGCAGCTCCTGCTGCAGTCGGCCTTGGCCCACATGCATTACCTCCCGGAGGAGCCCGGCGCTGGCGGTAGGACCAACGCTTACCGGCAGATGGCGCGGCTGTTGCAATACCGAGCG GTGTCCCTCCTGGATGAGCTCCTGTCCCCTGTCCTCACCCCGCTGTTTCTACTCTTTTGGTTTCGCCCTCGTGCCCTGGAGATTGTTGACTTTTTCCATCATTTCACTGTGGATGTGGCCGGGGTTGGTGACATCTGTTCTTTTGCCCTTATGGATGTGAAGCGCCATGGCCATCCTCAG tGGCtttcagagggacagacagaggccTCACAGTCTCAGCGTGCAGAGGACGGAAAGACGGAGCTCTCCCTGATGAGGTTCTCCCTGGTGCACCCACAATGGCGCCCCCCAGGGCACAGCTCCAAGTTCCTAGGGCAACTTCGGGGCCGGGTACAGCAGGATGCAGCCGCTTTGGGAACCACCTCAGTTctcagtccccccacccccggggtgTTCAGtgactcttcctcccctctg CCGGAAGCCTTCTTGGCCAACCTCTTGGTGAACCCCCTCCTGCCCCCACGGGACCTGAgccccactgccccctccccagctgcAGCCACTGCCAGCCTCCTGGCCTCCATTTCCCGAATTTCGCAGGACCCCAG CTGTGTGTTCCCAGGAGGCACTGGGGGCCAGAAGCTGGCCCGGCTACCAGAGCTTGCTTCTGCTGAGATGAGTCTCCATGCCATCTACCTGCACCAG CTTcaccagcaacagcagcagcagcaggaactgTGGGCCGGGACCTTGGCCTCCTCCCTGGCCAGGCCCTGGTCCAGCCCCCTGCAGACACTCTCGCCTGACGAGGAGAAGCCATCCTGGTCAAGTGATG gctccagcccagcctccaGCCCCAGACAGCAGTGGAGAACCCAGAGGACCCAGAGTCTGTTTCCTAGGGGGCTTCAGGAGACCACGGACACACAGAAGGAGCTTGGCCAGGCCCCTGGCACTGACTGA
- the ATG9B gene encoding autophagy-related protein 9B isoform X4, which yields MVRRMGWGGNRGQLGRWGDLGPGSVPLLPMPLPPLPPAPCRGPGGGRVSIFSLSSAPHTRSVPSSVPPPAPGPPCPAVQALGASQPQHSALPTPATPPTQVGLVMTPISASPSWGSHSTPPLASVTPPPSRQCPQDNPGLRIGPLIPEQDYERLEDCDPEGSQDSPLHGEEQQPLLHVPEGLRGSWHHIQNLDSFFTKIYSYHQRNGFACILLEDVFQLGQFVFIVTFTTFLLRCVDYNILFANQPTNRTRPGLPHSKVTLSDAILPSSQCAQRIRSSPLLVFLLFLASTFWLVQILRSACNLFSYWDIQVFYREALHIPLAELSSVPWAEVQSRLLALQRSGGLCVQPRPLTELDVHHRILRYTNYQVALANKGLLPARCALPWGSGAAFLSRGLALNVDLLLFRGPFSLFRGGWELPDAYKRNEQRGALAARWRRMVLLLAAANLALSPLVLAWQVLHAFYSHVELLRREPGALGARRWSHLARLQLRHFNELPHELRARLARAYRPAADFLRAAAPPAPLLALLARQLVFFAGALFAALLLLTVYDEDVLAVEHVLTVMTALGVTATVARSYIPDQQCQGRSPQLLLQSALAHMHYLPEEPGAGGRTNAYRQMARLLQYRAVSLLDELLSPVLTPLFLLFWFRPRALEIVDFFHHFTVDVAGVGDICSFALMDVKRHGHPQWLSEGQTEASQSQRAEDGKTELSLMRFSLVHPQWRPPGHSSKFLGQLRGRVQQDAAALGTTSVLSPPTPGVFSDSSSPLPEAFLANLLVNPLLPPRDLSPTAPSPAAATASLLASISRISQDPSCVFPGGTGGQKLARLPELASAEMSLHAIYLHQLHQQQQQQQELWAGTLASSLARPWSSPLQTLSPDEEKPSWSSDGSSPASSPRQQWRTQRTQSLFPRGLQETTDTQKELGQAPGTD from the exons ATGGTGAGGCGAATGGGCTGGGGGGGGAATAGGGGGCAGCTGGGGCGGTGGGGAGACCTGGGGCCTGGATCggtgcccctcctccccatgccactgcctcctcttcctcctgctccatgtcgggggcctgggggagggagggtctccatcttctctctgtcctctgcccctcacacgaggagtgtgccttcttcagttcCTCCTCCAGCCCCGGGGCCCCCCTGCCCAGCTGTGCAGGCCCTGGGGGCTTCTCAGCCTCAACACAGtgctctccccaccccagccacaCCCCCAACACAGGTAGGGCTTGTGATGACACCCATCTCTGCTTCCCCCTCTTGGGGTTCCCATTCCACCCCACCCCTGGCCTCGGTGACTCCCCCTCCTTCACGCCAATGCCCCCAGGACAATCCTGGGCTGCGGATAGGCCCTCTGATCCCTGAGCAGGATTATGAGAGGCTGGAGGACTGTGACCCTGAGGGGTCCCAAGATTCCCCCCTCCATGGGGAGGAGCAGCAGCCCCTGCTTCACGTGCCTGAGGGGCTCCGAG GCTCCTGGCACCACATCCAGAATCTGGACAGCTTCTTCACCAAGAT CTACAGCTACCACCAGCGGAATGGATTTGCCTGTATCCTGCTGGAGGACGTCTTCCAGCTGGG ACAATTTGTTTTCATTGTCACCTTCACAACCTTCCTCCTTCGCTGCGTGGATTACAACATTCTCTTTGCCAACCAACCAACTAACCGGACAAGACCTGGGTTGCCTCACAGCAAAGTGACCTTGTCGGATGCCATTCTACCCTCGTCCCAGTGTGCCCAGAG GATCCGTTCAAGCCCCCTGCTGGTCTTCCTTCTGTTCCTGGCTTCAACTTTCTGGCTGGTCCAGATCCTTCGCTCAGCTTGCAACCTCTTCAGCTACTGGGACATCCAGGTGTTTTACAGGGAGGCCCTGCACATCCCCCTG GCGGAGCTCAGCTCGGTGCCCTGGGCGGAGGTGCAGTCGCGCCTCCTGGCGCTGCAGAGGAGTGGGGGGCTGTGCGTGCAGCCACGGCCGCTGACCGAGCTGGATGTCCACCACCGCATCCTGCGCTACACCAACTACCAGGTGGCGCTGGCCAACAAGGGCCTGCTGCCTGCCCGCTGTGCGCTGCCTTGGGGCAGCGGGGCTGCCTTCCTCAGCCGCGGCCTGGCACTCAACGTCGACCTGCTCCTCTTCCGAGGGCCCTTCTCGCTCTTCCGCGGGGGCTGGGAGCTGCCGGATGCCTACAAGCGCAACGAGCAGCGGGGCGCCTTGGCCGCCCGCTGGCGGCGCATGGTTCTGCTGCTGGCCGCAGCGAACCTGGCGCTGAGCCCGCTGGTGCTGGCCTGGCAGGTGCTGCACGCCTTCTACAGCCACGTGGAGCTACTGCGGCGGGAGCCCGGCGCGCTAGGGGCGCGCCGCTGGTCCCACCTGGCTCGCCTGCAGCTGCGCCACTTCAACGAGCTGCCGCACGAGCTGCGCGCGCGCCTGGCCCGCGCCTACCGCCCCGCGGCCGACTTCCTGCGCGCCGCCGCGCCCCCCGCACCCCTGCTCGCGCTGCTGGCCCGCCAGCTGGTCTTCTTTGCGGGAGCGCTCTTCGCCGCGCTGCTCCTGCTCACGGTCTACGACGAGGATGTGCTTGCCGTGGAGCACGTGCTTACAGTCATGACCGCCCTGGGGGTCACGGCCACCGTGGCCAG GTCTTACATTCCAGACCAGCAGTGTCAGGGTCGTTCCCCGCAGCTCCTGCTGCAGTCGGCCTTGGCCCACATGCATTACCTCCCGGAGGAGCCCGGCGCTGGCGGTAGGACCAACGCTTACCGGCAGATGGCGCGGCTGTTGCAATACCGAGCG GTGTCCCTCCTGGATGAGCTCCTGTCCCCTGTCCTCACCCCGCTGTTTCTACTCTTTTGGTTTCGCCCTCGTGCCCTGGAGATTGTTGACTTTTTCCATCATTTCACTGTGGATGTGGCCGGGGTTGGTGACATCTGTTCTTTTGCCCTTATGGATGTGAAGCGCCATGGCCATCCTCAG tGGCtttcagagggacagacagaggccTCACAGTCTCAGCGTGCAGAGGACGGAAAGACGGAGCTCTCCCTGATGAGGTTCTCCCTGGTGCACCCACAATGGCGCCCCCCAGGGCACAGCTCCAAGTTCCTAGGGCAACTTCGGGGCCGGGTACAGCAGGATGCAGCCGCTTTGGGAACCACCTCAGTTctcagtccccccacccccggggtgTTCAGtgactcttcctcccctctg CCGGAAGCCTTCTTGGCCAACCTCTTGGTGAACCCCCTCCTGCCCCCACGGGACCTGAgccccactgccccctccccagctgcAGCCACTGCCAGCCTCCTGGCCTCCATTTCCCGAATTTCGCAGGACCCCAG CTGTGTGTTCCCAGGAGGCACTGGGGGCCAGAAGCTGGCCCGGCTACCAGAGCTTGCTTCTGCTGAGATGAGTCTCCATGCCATCTACCTGCACCAG CTTcaccagcaacagcagcagcagcaggaactgTGGGCCGGGACCTTGGCCTCCTCCCTGGCCAGGCCCTGGTCCAGCCCCCTGCAGACACTCTCGCCTGACGAGGAGAAGCCATCCTGGTCAAGTGATG gctccagcccagcctccaGCCCCAGACAGCAGTGGAGAACCCAGAGGACCCAGAGTCTGTTTCCTAGGGGGCTTCAGGAGACCACGGACACACAGAAGGAGCTTGGCCAGGCCCCTGGCACTGACTGA
- the ATG9B gene encoding autophagy-related protein 9B isoform X3, producing the protein MDNPGLRIGPLIPEQDYERLEDCDPEGSQDSPLHGEEQQPLLHVPEGLRGSWHHIQNLDSFFTKIYSYHQRNGFACILLEDVFQLGQFVFIVTFTTFLLRCVDYNILFANQPTNRTRPGLPHSKVTLSDAILPSSQCAQRIRSSPLLVFLLFLASTFWLVQILRSACNLFSYWDIQVFYREALHIPLAELSSVPWAEVQSRLLALQRSGGLCVQPRPLTELDVHHRILRYTNYQVALANKGLLPARCALPWGSGAAFLSRGLALNVDLLLFRGPFSLFRGGWELPDAYKRNEQRGALAARWRRMVLLLAAANLALSPLVLAWQVLHAFYSHVELLRREPGALGARRWSHLARLQLRHFNELPHELRARLARAYRPAADFLRAAAPPAPLLALLARQLVFFAGALFAALLLLTVYDEDVLAVEHVLTVMTALGVTATVARSYIPDQQCQGRSPQLLLQSALAHMHYLPEEPGAGGRTNAYRQMARLLQYRAVSLLDELLSPVLTPLFLLFWFRPRALEIVDFFHHFTVDVAGVGDICSFALMDVKRHGHPQWLSEGQTEASQSQRAEDGKTELSLMRFSLVHPQWRPPGHSSKFLGQLRGRVQQDAAALGTTSVLSPPTPGVFSDSSSPLPEAFLANLLVNPLLPPRDLSPTAPSPAAATASLLASISRISQDPSCVFPGGTGGQKLARLPELASAEMSLHAIYLHQLHQQQQQQQELWAGTLASSLARPWSSPLQTLSPDEEKPSWSSDGSSPASSPRQQWRTQRTQSLFPRGLQETTDTQKELGQAPGTD; encoded by the exons ATG GACAATCCTGGGCTGCGGATAGGCCCTCTGATCCCTGAGCAGGATTATGAGAGGCTGGAGGACTGTGACCCTGAGGGGTCCCAAGATTCCCCCCTCCATGGGGAGGAGCAGCAGCCCCTGCTTCACGTGCCTGAGGGGCTCCGAG GCTCCTGGCACCACATCCAGAATCTGGACAGCTTCTTCACCAAGAT CTACAGCTACCACCAGCGGAATGGATTTGCCTGTATCCTGCTGGAGGACGTCTTCCAGCTGGG ACAATTTGTTTTCATTGTCACCTTCACAACCTTCCTCCTTCGCTGCGTGGATTACAACATTCTCTTTGCCAACCAACCAACTAACCGGACAAGACCTGGGTTGCCTCACAGCAAAGTGACCTTGTCGGATGCCATTCTACCCTCGTCCCAGTGTGCCCAGAG GATCCGTTCAAGCCCCCTGCTGGTCTTCCTTCTGTTCCTGGCTTCAACTTTCTGGCTGGTCCAGATCCTTCGCTCAGCTTGCAACCTCTTCAGCTACTGGGACATCCAGGTGTTTTACAGGGAGGCCCTGCACATCCCCCTG GCGGAGCTCAGCTCGGTGCCCTGGGCGGAGGTGCAGTCGCGCCTCCTGGCGCTGCAGAGGAGTGGGGGGCTGTGCGTGCAGCCACGGCCGCTGACCGAGCTGGATGTCCACCACCGCATCCTGCGCTACACCAACTACCAGGTGGCGCTGGCCAACAAGGGCCTGCTGCCTGCCCGCTGTGCGCTGCCTTGGGGCAGCGGGGCTGCCTTCCTCAGCCGCGGCCTGGCACTCAACGTCGACCTGCTCCTCTTCCGAGGGCCCTTCTCGCTCTTCCGCGGGGGCTGGGAGCTGCCGGATGCCTACAAGCGCAACGAGCAGCGGGGCGCCTTGGCCGCCCGCTGGCGGCGCATGGTTCTGCTGCTGGCCGCAGCGAACCTGGCGCTGAGCCCGCTGGTGCTGGCCTGGCAGGTGCTGCACGCCTTCTACAGCCACGTGGAGCTACTGCGGCGGGAGCCCGGCGCGCTAGGGGCGCGCCGCTGGTCCCACCTGGCTCGCCTGCAGCTGCGCCACTTCAACGAGCTGCCGCACGAGCTGCGCGCGCGCCTGGCCCGCGCCTACCGCCCCGCGGCCGACTTCCTGCGCGCCGCCGCGCCCCCCGCACCCCTGCTCGCGCTGCTGGCCCGCCAGCTGGTCTTCTTTGCGGGAGCGCTCTTCGCCGCGCTGCTCCTGCTCACGGTCTACGACGAGGATGTGCTTGCCGTGGAGCACGTGCTTACAGTCATGACCGCCCTGGGGGTCACGGCCACCGTGGCCAG GTCTTACATTCCAGACCAGCAGTGTCAGGGTCGTTCCCCGCAGCTCCTGCTGCAGTCGGCCTTGGCCCACATGCATTACCTCCCGGAGGAGCCCGGCGCTGGCGGTAGGACCAACGCTTACCGGCAGATGGCGCGGCTGTTGCAATACCGAGCG GTGTCCCTCCTGGATGAGCTCCTGTCCCCTGTCCTCACCCCGCTGTTTCTACTCTTTTGGTTTCGCCCTCGTGCCCTGGAGATTGTTGACTTTTTCCATCATTTCACTGTGGATGTGGCCGGGGTTGGTGACATCTGTTCTTTTGCCCTTATGGATGTGAAGCGCCATGGCCATCCTCAG tGGCtttcagagggacagacagaggccTCACAGTCTCAGCGTGCAGAGGACGGAAAGACGGAGCTCTCCCTGATGAGGTTCTCCCTGGTGCACCCACAATGGCGCCCCCCAGGGCACAGCTCCAAGTTCCTAGGGCAACTTCGGGGCCGGGTACAGCAGGATGCAGCCGCTTTGGGAACCACCTCAGTTctcagtccccccacccccggggtgTTCAGtgactcttcctcccctctg CCGGAAGCCTTCTTGGCCAACCTCTTGGTGAACCCCCTCCTGCCCCCACGGGACCTGAgccccactgccccctccccagctgcAGCCACTGCCAGCCTCCTGGCCTCCATTTCCCGAATTTCGCAGGACCCCAG CTGTGTGTTCCCAGGAGGCACTGGGGGCCAGAAGCTGGCCCGGCTACCAGAGCTTGCTTCTGCTGAGATGAGTCTCCATGCCATCTACCTGCACCAG CTTcaccagcaacagcagcagcagcaggaactgTGGGCCGGGACCTTGGCCTCCTCCCTGGCCAGGCCCTGGTCCAGCCCCCTGCAGACACTCTCGCCTGACGAGGAGAAGCCATCCTGGTCAAGTGATG gctccagcccagcctccaGCCCCAGACAGCAGTGGAGAACCCAGAGGACCCAGAGTCTGTTTCCTAGGGGGCTTCAGGAGACCACGGACACACAGAAGGAGCTTGGCCAGGCCCCTGGCACTGACTGA